Genomic segment of Schistocerca piceifrons isolate TAMUIC-IGC-003096 chromosome 1, iqSchPice1.1, whole genome shotgun sequence:
cctTTCTCGCGCAgagttcttacatataaagccgcggtgcggacggctaagggaacgcctgatcaaatctgctctcccgactagccgttgggctagtaatgcaccactttaagttatcgaataaatcattgcttcctatgctgatggccgatgaagctttcaatttaattgtgcaatcagcacacaagtaagtaatcataataagagtctgacgtggctaagtaaaatattttgggcgagataattaatttaattacactacacgcagtagacgagctctgaacttgatctttggagatacgctatagctatagttttatagttattctgttgaaacttctcacatttttatgattatagcggatctcccttctacttaaatttaaacatcctagctttatttattcgcctacttaatctatcttgcttccttaatttctaagacaaaaaccagaaaatcatgaatttcaactaaaattttaatttgtgagatccagaatactgtttctactaaattattatgcaaaaggaatctaaatagaaatttttatgtttctagctcttttctgttgcgccaatgatttttacagaaaaacgtccaaatttcgaaaatggttaaagttattgaactgatattcaacacatattgatttagtattactcctgacatgctagaaacgtttcaggttacttacctgattttttaaagtattgcgcaacatttatgacgtcagagctagttacagcggactggctggcacataatggaaagactgatgtgaattttataaggcgtgagtaggctgctttcctacatcaccctctacttaatttgtttgtatgtaaatgaaaaaaaaattaatttcaaaaagggAAGCAGAATACAGCTTAACTTCCTacgaaaattaaaactgaaatgtaaacatatagaaatattaaaagaaaacttattacctacttcaattatttaaattgctggcacgttcactgcctcttaaacaacattatcactcaaaattcaaGCAATATcgatgaaacactttggcatacatattgccttagacagacaaacacataaaaatatgtaaaattatgaaaattaaattgtctgtaaatatttttacatacacagattcaaagaaaataacacagttattcatgatacataaacagataattatatcttagcagtcttttctaaacctgaaagaaaatttacaaatcatgacaatttcatttttacacacgtggttgtagccgctttggctggcgttctacacttccattcacaagggtagaggaggggaagttgctatggtgtgcgtccttcacgttcactctaaattacatggggaaaggggagtgagtaggctgcttccctacaagataTCTGAATGTTATCCAGTTGATATTTTTTTAAAGGTAGAATTCACTTATACTTTAAAGGATGGCCTATTTCATTAGTATATCCGAAGTCCATCTTTTTACATTATGGGAATGAATATTGATGGAGGAAACCtttaaaaacagctgtaaaattggTGGGCAGAGTCAGCTCTTAACAGCCTCGGGTTGAATCAAAATGCTTTGACACCTTATTGCGTAGCCATAGCAACCTGGGTGCTTAATTCCTACCCCTGTGGCTGCATATCACGATGGGTTGCGCCCTCATAGTGTTTAAGAAAGTCCCAACACATTTCTGACTTTGGTATTGAGCAagtttttcctctcttctttcacACAAGATGGCAATAATTTTTCGTTAATATAGCGAATACACCCACAGCATAGCGCGACTCTCTTCCCCAAACACTAATATCGTCTAACTTACAGGACGATGCATTCACTTTGTCCATGGCAAATTGTAACTTGATGAAATTGAAATTTCGACAGTAGTAGCAATTGGGCATTGAAATAAATTCGATAGTGTCAAGCGAATATTTGTGCTCGGGCCGGGTCTCGAATTTCCGCTTTACGCGCGCCATCACCTTTATCGTTTCGGCTATCTGAGCACTTTTTACGTCCACTCCAAATTACCAACCTGTCGCACAGAACGTAAGTAGCATCTACCGTGCATAACCCACATTGCTCGCAGCCTCACGCTGATTTCTGAAAGACCGGACGAACACAACGCTCATTAATTGCCGTCAATGGGCATATAAAATCTAGCTTACTGTTTAGATGAAGCTGAGCAGCAGACGATGCGGTTGTGTTGTAGGAAATGTGGATAGATAGCGCAACTGTTTAAAATGTAATAGGCGTTGAAACTGCCCCTATTTGTATAGTGTTAAGTTCTGTACAAGAAAGTGACGAAGAATGGACCGAGTACTGTATTTCGGTAATGTTCTCCAAggttcacatctgccaacactgcAAAACAACGCTGAGATCTCCACCACGACTATTCCCGTGAGCACCCTGCCAATAGAACTGCAGTTTCTGTTAAGTCGCCGTCGTTTCCCCCTACACTCGGCAATGCTAGATCTGTCGTTCTCCAAggttcacatctgccaacactgcAAAACAACGCTGAGATCTCCACcacgactgccggccgaagtggccatgcggttaaaggcgctgtagcctggaaccgaaagaccgctacgtcgcaggttcgaatccagccttgggcatggatgtttgtgatgtccttaggttagttaggtttaactagttctaagttctaggggactaatgacctcagcagttgagtcccatagtgctcagaaccatttgaaccattccaccacGACTATTCCCGTGAGCACCCTGCCAATAGAACTGCAGTTTCTGTTAAGTCGCCGTCGTTTCCCCCTACACTCGGCAATGCTAGATCTGTCGTTTAGTGGAAGCACAGGTAATCATTTGTAGAAACGcacgagaattctgtaatgaataaattaTTTACTAGATCCGGTAGGATAGTGTGTCCCCCTTGTCCCCTTTGTAGACGCCTCTGTGTAATATACGGACGTTGTGGTTATACCCACAACATAACACCATACGAGAAATAAAGGTTCTATGGTGTGAGAGTATCGCTTGGGAATTAATATAGCAAAGTATAATCAGGAGAATACCTGATAATGGTAAACCACACCAACTTAAGTGTGGGATCAAACAGTTCGACATAGGTTAATAATCAGTGGCCGTCGAACTTCTTTGTTTAAGAGCCTATATTGACGCTGTAGGGCAAAACATTGGCCCGCTTACGAAAGGGGGTGGGGATTCTTGGTGGACATTCAAAGAAAAATTCAATTTTCACGGAACCAAGGGTATTGATAGCTTACCATTTAGAAATTTTGAATCTATATGTTAAAAGTTATCACACCatatatttttaattgaaaaagaATATCTTATATTGGAACTACATCCATTTTTCAGAATGCTTACATTACTGATTAGGTTTCTGTACCGAAGCGGATACTGTGGCCAGTGCCATTTGCACCAGGATGCCGTGTTTGTTTTACTATTTTGGTGACACATTTTGTAGGCATATTCACGCCCCAGTAGCTGAAAGAACACCAAGGGGATGCAGCAGAACACTTCCAATCTGGATTTTGTGTTGCGTCAAATAGAACAGGGACGGTTTTAAATAATGTAACTTAATTACCAGTAAcccaaaattttcacaaagagACAGGATGGTGGATGATAGTTTTATGTTTAAAGGGTTTAGAAATCAGTTTTATCTGCGAGGTTTTGGAAGTAACTAACTCTTATCGGGGTAAACACCTTGGCCACTTTACACGATCTGGCGCCGTGTTAACGTTAGTGATATATTCGTTAGGAGAAGCTATCAAAGCGGAATAAGTAATAGGGAACTATACTTGTAGGTCAAAAGACGCTCAAACATTGACGTAAAAAACTATTACTCTCCGTCCAAGTGAGGcaacaagaaaaatataaatgaCTTGTCTTACCTCAGGCGGCTAACAAAAGGCATTTACTGAAAAATAATTGTACAGTCTTCCTTTGTCAAACTCACTGACAACAATGGCTATGTATACTATAAGTAATCTGACCACTTTTCGGTAGACACCAGGGTTGTTCAATGCACAAGATACGCAACATCCGCTTCCCCCCCCGGTCACTTATTCACACCTTCCCCTACCGATATTAATACTAATTGGGAACCAATGTAATTAAGTGTTATATTAATAAGTGACTGCAATATCACGATGACAAATGTTTACAATATTCTTTCGGTCATAGCATTGTCTTACAATacgcttaatttgatttcatattagtTGCTACAAACACGCACCACATCTGAAGATAGCCGTCTCTAACACGCATTGACGAATCCATGCTACTTGCGCGAGACACGTGCTACAGCGGTCGATCGATGCTAGTTGCGCACGGTCGTGAGTTGTCACCATTGGAAGACATTTCCGCCCCCTCTCACTTCTAAACCTACAGTGGCCTAGCTACATACCAATGTTTTTACGTAAGCGGTAAACTTCGCTTAGTTTAAGGCCGAATTGATGACAAAATTATGCACACATTGAAATATTTTCTCTAAACAGTTCTGTTTAAGAAACACTTAAAAACTAAGTTTACTTTTTGTTCTGCTGTTATTTGTTAGAAGCTTACTGTTAGCTAACCACTGGCGAGAACCGAGGGCTGCACGAACACTTGATTCGAGACGCATGTGGCCTGCAAGCGCTGTTTGATGACCACTGCGTCAACTAGTTTCAACATATGAATGATCGTGGGACACGACGCCTCTTAGGTCAATGCTATTTCATGTCTCATTGGCAAAGGGAAAGAGGTATCAGCATATTGATTGCGGCAATCACGTTCAGAAGTGAGACCACCCCAAAATGAAGGAAGAACTATGAATTATTTCGTAAGTCCCAtgaaacttcacacacatttgaacatttttgaattactTCCAGGTGTGACACAAACGGAACTAGGAAAAGAATGAGTGGAGGAATAAGGAGTTTCTGAAGTTTGGGAAATCAGGAAACTAAGTTTTAAAGCTCAACcataaaattttatttgctttttatacACTattctctttaataaacattaaattagcatttaattttactttttataagAAGCACTCTTATTTAAGTTAGTGTCATTAAGCACTAACTCAACATTAACAACTTTACTATCAGAATGATTAAAACTAATCAGAGCAGTTACAGCATTTAATGTTATTCCTTAGATTGTTCCGCTTTGGAAGACAGACTCTCTGGAACCGGCGGACTGGTGAGTTGTTTCTTCACGGtttcggcggcagcggcggcggactCTAGGGCCGCGACAACGGTGGTAGCTAACGCAGAAGCTGCTGATGGCTCGGAGGACGAGTGCGAAGACTGTTGTTCCGCCTGTCTTGCTGGCGAAGTTGATTTGGATGAAGCGAGAGAGGGAGTCTGGTCCAGATATGCTCCGATGAGAGGCAGTCTGGACAACACCCAGACGGTGGCGCCGACGGAGAACAGGGTTACATTCGTGGCGACATGCAGAGCTTTTCTCGTCAGTGTGCGAGCGTTGATCTGCGGTGGTTCCGtcactgatgtttgctcctgtacCTGTGGAGCTGTAGAAGACATTTGTTAATGAGGATTAATCCGTAAATGTAAGACACTACAAGTTTGTAAGTAGAGAATCTTATCGCTAGGAAGCGAGTCAAACGGTGTGCTATCTGGTAGGTACAcgtttaactttgaaattaattgaagatcaaaattgagaagtctctcgcattcaCATTTAATGACATTTTAATTAATACAGTCAGTAATgcccgactaaatcctgctaggggagttCAGTTCCCTGCATTGCGAAGTCGTGCAAAGACttcgttaattataattaatggttgcgatcatggtGACAACTAAGTCAACAATACACTAATAtcaatttatattatatttttcaaaatacagataaaacttcgTTAAATATCAGAcggcactacaatggcggcctaccgctagacgaaataaaacgagagagagagagagagagagagagagagagagagagagagagagagagagagagagagagagatccatcaAAGCATtgtctgatcttcatggcctatgttacggAGATTATACCTTTTTgggttttgttaattacatctatATTTGTGTTTGATgatacgttctttactatttgttacacGTCGCGCACACATACAGTCTTGAAATAATATATAATCCACACGTTTCCATAACAAACGttactttctttttttcaaaatatcaatatgtgacgtaccgtcacacgtTTCAATGTTATTTCTGCGGTTTTAAGCAGGCACCTATCTTAATTGTGGGCATAAACTACTGGATTTCGTACTTAACGAAGTTCGCTGTATTAAGCTCACCAGGAAAATTACATTCACCTTTGAGCAATTAAAGTTACTAGAAACTAATTTCAGGGAGCtttgtaaattttaaatttacgtactgCTCTACTGTGATCTGTAGACAGTAATGTAAGTGAAGTTTGGCTTTGTCAGCCATTTGTGCTGGTTATATGTCAGCCAACAGACTGAAGAATCAGAGGAAAACGTATAGGCAAGACGTTAACGGGCGGTAATTAGAGTCTCAAAATTTCGTACCGCAGTTTAATTTTGCGGCGTTGTTAACGCGAACTCCAAGACAAAGACCACGGGATTTTGAAAATGTGTCAAGAATGCAGTCAGACAACATGCAAATTCCGAAAGTCTGACAGTTACGTCGCAGTCTAAGAGTGCGACATGGTTCTGGAATTTGTCCTTTGAAGTTGACTTTATGGGATTGTTCCTGAAAATCCCGTCAGGAATAATTCACGTAACGACAGGCTTTAAGACAATTTCACATAATACGAGCCAAAGGAATTAAGTCTCGAGATGGTAATGTTAATGGTTAACTTCTCGGCAGTCGAAACTAGCAATTTTATCTCTCAAATCTGAGGTATCTTTAGTTTTTAACTATGAAATCTATATTCCATTAAGTGGCGAATTCATCGGTGTTTAAAGTACGGAATGAaggaatttctcaaagttttccTAGAGAACTAAATCTAGGAAATGACTTAGGATTTATTGACCTACTCGTCTTTACCTTGTACTCCTTTAGATTTAGAATCTTCAAtgtatttttccatttcttccatccACTTATCCAAAGTGACCACCAGCTTCCTGTACATCTGGACGACGCTTCTTGTCGCGTTACGCGTCCGCGTCTTGCCGTTGTTTACCATAAATTCAATTTTATCAACGACGGGAGAAATTAGGTCACTGAATGCTAACTTCACAGCCTCTGATACCTGCAACAACATCACTGCTCAGCATTTATCTTTACTTTGCTGGCAACAAGTGGTAGGAATGGGTGTCGTGTTACCTTAGTAGGTGGCTGCCTGACCACTGGTAGCTTCTTTTGCATTTCTTCCGCCAGCTCGCTGGCTGCTAGGTCAGCTATACGTATGGCAGGGTATAACGTAGACAGAACCTTCTTCGACCTCTCACGGAGAGCGCATACGGACTTCTCAGCAAGATTGAAGCTCCAGCTGAAGATTCGATTAGAATCTTTCAGCGACCCGTAGAATTCTTCAGCCTTCTTAACGGTTGTGGTAATTATAGGCCACTCTTTCAGAATGTGAACCGTTTTCAGCCCATTTGCACCCGCATCATGATGCTGAGTAGAAGCCGCTTCAGATTCCGTTCCATCTTCTGGCCTGAAGCTTCTAGAAACAGAAGGCTGAGGTTCTGACTGTACTTCGAGATCAGTTTTTTGGGCCAtagcttctgcaaaaaaaaaaaagtttcattaatGCGGTAAAGGTTTTAAGGCTAAAATTTAGAATCACATGTGCACAGAGTAGTTTCAATGTTAAGACTCTTTTGAAAGTCTAGCGCTATGTGCTATTTAGTAAACAACGGCAAACTTTTTTGCCACGAAGAACGGCGGAAAGATCTGCGAAATCCGCTTCTTTTTCTACGACTGTATCCCCTCGCACTGAGCAAACATTGAAGGAATGACTGAACAAAAATATAATTCGAGGACGGCAAGAAAATACCTTACTACCTACTAAAACTGAAAGAAGTTGTTGCACGCCACTTACAATTAATCTACACTGGTGCGAAGCTGACAAATCTCTGAACGTTGACAAATGAAGAGGAAGAGACGTTAACATTTTATGTTAAGGTTCAGTCAGAAGCAAGGAACTTATTTTAACGTAAGTTTGACACAACATTCCACTATTTCCGTCAATAATGGATGCATGTATGAAGTTTAGCAGTAACAAAACTAACACCGTTATTAGAGTTTGTTTAGTAAGTACTGTAGAGGAGCAGTTAATGTTTGCTTTATACTATCTACAGTACCGAACTGTTAGAACTCTGAAGATAGGTTCCAATACCCTATTAAGAACTTCCAGAAGATCTGTTTCGTTATTAGACCGTTCGTGATGTTTAGAATCTAGTTAAAGATAAAGATACGAGTAATTCAATCAGATTTGTTTTCTGCCGCAACAAATTGTTAGAACAGAAATCTGGTTAAATCAATGCATTTATAGTTCAGAAGAGTACCAACCCATCTTAGAATGATAATATTGAACCCGTCTATCATTACAATTAATCACCACCCACAGATGACGTACTATATTGATCTATAACTACATACACAGACTTACCACTGCTTCTTAGCGGACTGTCTGAATTACAACGCCAAACTGCTTAGGTACCATCAGCGGACGTCGGAATATATCGGAGGGCAGTGTGATTCACAAAAACAGCACCAGAGGGCATTGGTGGTTTTGGATTACGTTCTATCCTTACGCTTTATCGCTGTGACAGaagtttaaacatttgaaaatgaacatTTTCTTCTAGTGGTTTTGCTACCAATAACAATTTTTCCCTGCAAATAGCTATATTTACAAGATAGGCACTTCTAAAGGCACCTATACACACATAACAACCGACCGACCGATAAACTGGGCATGTGTACGCGATTTCACCGACCGACCGACGAACTTCGTGCACACCCAACAAACTGTGGCTTGTGTAGCGCTGTCGCGCCAACCGCCAGAGTAAGGTTCCGTTTTCtgtcactcaaaaatggttcaaatggctctgagcactatgcgacttaacttctggggtcatcagtcgcctagaaattagaactaattaaacctaactaacctaaggacatcacacacatccatgcccgaggcaggattcgaacctgcgaccgtagcagcagcgcggttccggactgaggtgcctagagccgctcggtcacagcgaatcctgcctcgggcatggatgtgtgtgatgtcgttaggtttaagtggttctaagtttaggggactgatgacctccgatgttaagtcccatagtgcttcgagccatttgaaccattttgttgttgtacTTATTAGATGATGTGCGCCACCACAATGTGCAGTTTTACTTGTTCGAATCTGAAACGACTCTCTTAACGCGCAGGTTATTTTTATGCTATTTGtataaataaattattacgtttacatgaatttgctttgttttatttattttcattcgcaTGATGTGTTTCCTCAGTCTACTGTAAATCACGTCGTGGGGATACAACAGTACCGAATGGCTTCAAATCGTAATGTAACTAACAGCCTTCCTCGCGGCTTATAGCATCTTCCATTACTATTTTTTTCCGTTAAGAATGGTTTGATGATATTCAGCACCGCCGAAAGCCATGATTCGTCCATTCTTAGACAATTACGAAGAACATCGGCTACCAATTGTTTTAAACAGCGACTTCTTTGCCTCTTAGGTCTTGTTACTTCtaaaacagacaagcaaaactcccgtttttgtttctgtgtaaaagTAAAGGACTTCCGTAAGACATAAAAACAATGAATTTGAAGATAAGCAAATCACAACAATAGGGCGGTGCTGTAATGACTTCAGTGCAGGCGGTCGGGACGTGTGTAGACTGCCACGAAATTGGACGGTCGGTCGGTCGCCCGATAAGTTGGTATGTGTGTCGAGGTCTTTAAGTTCTTCCGCTATACGTCAAGAGGGCGCATCAGTTGGGCAGGCTCGATTTCCAGATGGACCTGCAGTCCAGAGCGGCTCGCGAGGTAGATATGTGCTCCCAGTGATGACCGCAGCGCCATGTTGTAGGGTAAATAGCAGTTGCGTTTGTCTCCAGGCATCATGATGTGCTACCTCGTTGCCCTTGATTTGCACAGCATTGATTTTACGTAAAAGTTTCAAAAGTGCTATACGCCTTTGCTAAAGTTAAAATATATGCATGGTTTTCTGTGTGGTTGATACTCAAATATGCAGCCATATCAAGGAAAATAACTATTATAATTGGCGAATGTTTGTACTTAAAATGTTAGCGGAATTAGCTTGGAACCGGCTGAAGGGGAGACTTAAGTTCGTCGACATAGTATAATTTTAACCACGGTTGTTATGGCAGGCGTCAGCATAAAATGTCAGATTTTCGTCTTTGCTTTTTCAACATTTGGATGGAGTTACGCGTCATGTATGTTTCACATCCCGATGAAGTAGGTTCAGTTAAATGTGAagctaaaatattttaaagttgttAAGCCGCATCATGGTCATCTTCTCTTCTGTCGCAATCGACGTTCCAACCACTCTGCTGGGATCTTCAGGATCTTCTAGTGTTCATATAACCTATAAAAATCTCTTTTTACTAATTAGATGAACACCAGAAGATACCAGCAGAGTGGCTGAAACGTAGATTGCGCCACAAGAAATTGAAGAGAAACGTGACGCAACTAAGCAGCTTAGAATATTTTATCTTCAATGACAACCTTTAATTACCTTGCCATACAGGGTTACGAATATTGAGGATATAGAAAGTGCTCGCAGAACTAGAGTATTCTGACACGCCGGAAACCTTAAGATTTCTTTTACAGTTTATGAAATGGGGCAGGGCAGCTGTTAAGCAGGTTCATGCCTACGTTTTAACGTCAGTGGACCGCAGCGGGAAGATAATGGTGTCAGTGTGTGGTTGTCCAAAATATTAAAAGCTCTAGTAATGTTTTATTCAATAATACTCCAGATTCTTCAGCCTGTTAACGGATGTGGTTCACGACTTCAGAAATTGAGAAGTACTACTTCTCATCGTGCCGCGTTCGACTTTTACTGTCGATGAAAGTGCCTTGAGGGCACCATAAGTCTGAAGTATCTCCTTCATTGGCGTAACTCGGCATGAATTGCATGTTCCGCCCCGTAACGTGGATTGACGTGGCCATTGCTGCATATATTCTAAAGTGTCCCCTCTACatcatctacgtagatactctgcaaatcacatttaagtgcctggcagagggttcatcgaatcaccttcacaattctatattacaATCTTGCACAGCATGAGGAAAGAATGaactatctttccgtacgagctctgatttcccttattttatcttggtgatcgttccttcctatgtaagtcggtgtcaacaaaatattttcgcattcggagtagaaagttggtgattggaatttcgtgagaagattccgtcgcaacgaaaaactcctcttttaatgacgtccatcccaaatcctgtatcatttctgactcttccatatttcgccataatacaaaacgtgatacctttctttgaactttttcgaagtactccgtcaatcctatctggtaaggatcccacaccgcgcagcagtattctaataggacggacaagcgtagtgtaggccatCTCCTTacgtcttttacattttctaagtgtcctgccaataaagcgcaacatttggttagccttccccacaacattgtgtgttcctttcaatttgttgttcgtaattgtaatacctaggtattcagttgtatgtacggcttttagattggactgatttatcgcgtaaccgaagtttgagttccatttagcactcacgtggatgaccttacacttttcgttatttagggtgaactgccatctatcgcaccattctgatatttcttctaaatcggtttgcagtttgttttgatcttctgatgactttagtcgataaacgacagcgtcatctgcaaacaaccgaagatggctgctcagatagtctcccaaatcgtttatatagataaggaacagcaaagggcctataacactactttggggaacgccagaaatcacttctattttattcgatgactttccgtcagttactacgaactgtgacctctgacaggaaatcacaaatccattcacataactgagaggatattccataagcacgcaatttcactacgagccgcttgtctgatagtgtcaaaagccttccggaaatctagaaatacggaatccatctgaaatcccatgtcaatagcactcagcacttcatgtgaataaagagctggttgtttaacaggaacgatgttttctaaacccatgttgactgtatatcagtagacagttttcttcgaggtaattcattatgttcaaacacaacatatattctaaaatcctgctgcatatcgacgttaacgatatgggcctgtaatttagtggattactcctagtacctttcttgaatattggtgtgacctgtgcaactttccagtgtttgggtacggatctttcgttgagcgaacggttgtataagtatggagctgatgcatcagcatactccgaaaggaacctaattggtatagtctggaccagaagacttgcttttattaagtgatttaagttgcatcactactcccaggatatttacttctacgttactaatgttggcagctgttctagattcgaattctggaatatttacttcgtcttttgtgaaggcatttcggaagtgtgtttagtaactctactttggcagcactgccttcgatagtatctccattgctatcgtgcagagaaggcattgtttcttgccgctaacatacttcacatacgaccagaatctctttggattttctgccagttttcgagacaatttcgttgtagaaacttaaaagcatctcgcattgaagttcgcgctaaatttcgagtttctgcaaAATATTGCCAATCTTAggtattttgcgtctgtttaaatttggcatgtttcgttgtttctgcaacagtgttctaacctgttttgtgtacggaGGAGGATCtgctccgtcgtttattaatttggtataaatctttaaATTTCTGCCGATAcggtttctttgaatttaagccacatctggtctacacttatattattaatttggaatgagtggagattctcTCAGGAAGATGCCAACTgaattatctgcttttttgaataggtatatttttcgcataTTTTTTCGaggatttagggattacaatattTAATCTTGCTactacagccctgtgttcactaatcgctgAATCGGttattgatgctcgttattaaatcaggattatttgttgctatgaagtcaagtgttttcacaaccgtt
This window contains:
- the LOC124777787 gene encoding uncharacterized protein LOC124777787; translated protein: MAQKTDLEVQSEPQPSVSRSFRPEDGTESEAASTQHHDAGANGLKTVHILKEWPIITTTVKKAEEFYGSLKDSNRIFSWSFNLAEKSVCALRERSKKVLSTLYPAIRIADLAASELAEEMQKKLPVVRQPPTKVSEAVKLAFSDLISPVVDKIEFMVNNGKTRTRNATRSVVQMYRKLVVTLDKWMEEMEKYIEDSKSKGVQAPQVQEQTSVTEPPQINARTLTRKALHVATNVTLFSVGATVWVLSRLPLIGAYLDQTPSLASSKSTSPARQAEQQSSHSSSEPSAASALATTVVAALESAAAAAETVKKQLTSPPVPESLSSKAEQSKE